From the genome of Pseudomonadota bacterium, one region includes:
- a CDS encoding helix-turn-helix domain-containing protein, producing the protein MSEIKKVNKEETSGQRLARLRIERGYSQRSLGKETGISHRMIAYYEKQAQNPPAHVMPVLAKALDISIDQLFGIEKIEREGKNKDMRLWRRFSQIEKLDIKEKRQVIQLLDSFIEKEQLKQKAQRS; encoded by the coding sequence ATGTCAGAGATTAAAAAAGTGAACAAAGAAGAAACATCCGGACAACGGTTAGCCAGGCTTAGAATTGAAAGAGGGTATTCCCAGAGGAGCCTTGGAAAAGAAACGGGGATATCTCACAGGATGATCGCTTATTATGAAAAACAGGCTCAAAATCCTCCTGCCCATGTCATGCCGGTGCTTGCAAAAGCGCTGGATATCTCTATAGATCAATTGTTCGGGATAGAGAAGATTGAGAGGGAAGGCAAAAACAAAGATATGCGCCTATGGCGACGGTTTAGTCAGATTGAAAAGCTGGATATCAAAGAGAAACGTCAAGTTATCCAGTTGCTGGATTCTTTTATTGAGAAGGAACAACTGAAACAGAAAGCACAGCGTTCCTAA
- a CDS encoding diguanylate cyclase, whose product MLLDESKQTILIVDDMPINIQVMARGLKSDYHIKIATDGKKAIEICKSENPPDLILLDIMMPGMDGYEVCSILKQNIKTQNIPIVFVTAKGEVEDETKGLESGAADYITKPFHMPIVKARVNTHLELKRKSDMLEHMLAIDSLTEIPNRRHFDKVFESEWNRAKRSGSLVSLVILDIDYFKKFNDNYGHPAGDECLKLVAQELKQCIKRSGEIIARYGGEEFAAILPGVSQDDAQKLAEKLRNHIESLQIIHAYSDVADCITISLGVATTSPKDGLEPAEFINTTDKMLYEAKSQGRNQVKGKTL is encoded by the coding sequence ATGCTCCTTGATGAATCTAAACAAACTATATTGATTGTAGATGACATGCCGATAAATATACAGGTTATGGCAAGAGGTCTAAAATCAGATTACCATATTAAAATTGCAACCGATGGGAAAAAGGCTATTGAAATCTGCAAGTCTGAAAATCCTCCGGATTTAATTTTGCTTGATATCATGATGCCGGGAATGGACGGCTATGAAGTTTGTAGTATTTTAAAACAAAATATAAAAACTCAAAATATTCCTATTGTATTTGTTACAGCTAAAGGTGAAGTTGAAGATGAGACTAAAGGGTTGGAATCAGGAGCAGCGGATTATATTACAAAGCCTTTTCATATGCCCATAGTAAAAGCCAGAGTGAATACACATCTTGAGCTAAAAAGAAAAAGCGACATGCTGGAACATATGTTAGCGATAGATTCTCTTACCGAAATACCAAACCGCCGACACTTTGACAAGGTATTTGAATCCGAATGGAATAGGGCTAAACGCTCAGGTTCACTTGTTTCACTAGTAATACTTGATATAGATTATTTTAAAAAATTCAATGACAATTACGGGCATCCGGCAGGTGATGAGTGTTTAAAGCTTGTAGCTCAAGAATTAAAACAATGCATAAAAAGATCCGGTGAAATCATTGCCCGTTACGGAGGCGAAGAATTTGCAGCAATTTTGCCGGGCGTAAGCCAGGATGATGCTCAGAAACTGGCGGAAAAACTTCGAAATCATATCGAATCATTACAAATTATACATGCATACTCCGATGTGGCAGATTGTATAACAATCTCTTTAGGAGTAGCAACCACTTCTCCTAAAGATGGTTTGGAACCGGCTGAATTCATAAATACTACAGATAAAATGCTTTATGAAGCCAAAAGCCAGGGCCGCAATCAGGTTAAAGGGAAAACGCTTTAA